A DNA window from Acidobacteriota bacterium contains the following coding sequences:
- a CDS encoding DUF6265 family protein, protein MKKYLLAVSCVILICAGVWAQENSPEMEKLTWITGCWRGGDKDQTEEQWTKLAGQSMLGIGRTVKEGKTEFYEFLQIRAQSDGVFYIAQPNGGKPVPFKLVKVNDKQAVFENVEHDFPQRIVYQKQVDGSLLAAIEGMEKGKPKLIQFLMKRVRCD, encoded by the coding sequence GTGAAAAAGTATTTGCTCGCCGTCTCGTGCGTCATCCTGATATGCGCCGGCGTATGGGCGCAGGAGAACAGTCCGGAGATGGAGAAGCTAACGTGGATAACCGGCTGTTGGAGGGGCGGCGACAAAGATCAAACGGAAGAACAATGGACCAAGCTTGCCGGACAGTCGATGCTCGGTATCGGCAGAACCGTCAAAGAAGGTAAGACAGAGTTCTACGAGTTCTTGCAAATTCGCGCACAGAGCGACGGGGTTTTCTACATAGCTCAACCGAATGGGGGGAAGCCGGTACCGTTCAAGCTCGTTAAGGTAAACGACAAGCAGGCGGTCTTCGAAAACGTCGAACACGACTTTCCTCAGCGGATCGTTTATCAGAAACAGGTAGATGGCTCGCTGCTTGCCGCCATTGAGGGCATGGAAAAGGGGAAGCCGAAGCTTATCCAGTTTCTGATGAAGCGCGTGAGGTGTGATTAA
- a CDS encoding MoaD/ThiS family protein gives MKVYVPSALRSYTGQKDEVEASGASLDELFRELDKRYPGFRFRIIDEQDSIRPHIKIFVNHDQAHDLTGRLRADDEVSILLALSGG, from the coding sequence GTGAAGGTCTACGTTCCATCAGCGCTGAGGTCCTACACCGGCCAGAAGGACGAAGTAGAAGCGAGCGGTGCATCTCTTGACGAACTTTTTCGAGAACTCGACAAGCGCTATCCCGGATTTCGCTTTCGCATCATCGACGAACAGGACTCGATTCGCCCGCACATAAAGATCTTCGTCAATCACGACCAGGCGCATGATCTCACCGGCCGGCTGCGAGCCGATGACGAGGTATCGATACTGCTGGCGCTGAGCGGAGGGTGA
- a CDS encoding glycosyl hydrolase, translating into MAKPDSSNENPSAAQTNHKPDKGPLALLIGTRKGAFILRGGKNRKRWKLSEPIFLGQMIHHMVQDPRERQTILMGCRTGHLGPTVFRSNDFGASWTEAQTPPAFPKAPEGEKGRVVDHVFWLTPGHASEPGVWWAGSSPQGLFRSEDGGATWEGISGFNDHPMRDEWVGGMGDGTPDGPKMHSILIDPRDPNHMYLGMSMGGVFESTDRGADWKPLNKGCVADFLPIPDPEYGHDPHCVRLHPLMPDRLYQQNHCGIYRMERDEAVWVRIGDNMPKEVGDIGFPMVLHPRDPDTVWVFPMDGTAVWPRTSPDGKPAVYVTHTAGKKWKRLDKGLPGKHAWLTVQRQSMTADSHKPVGIYFGTTNGEVWGSTNEGKHWECLARHLPHVYAVEVAEQLK; encoded by the coding sequence AACCCGCAAGGGAGCCTTCATCCTTCGCGGCGGGAAGAATCGCAAGAGGTGGAAGCTCTCCGAGCCTATCTTCCTTGGCCAGATGATTCATCACATGGTCCAGGACCCGCGAGAGCGCCAGACAATCCTGATGGGTTGCCGCACGGGACACCTCGGGCCGACTGTGTTTCGATCAAACGACTTCGGCGCGTCCTGGACGGAAGCTCAAACGCCTCCCGCCTTTCCCAAAGCGCCCGAGGGCGAGAAGGGCCGGGTCGTCGATCACGTCTTCTGGCTCACGCCCGGCCACGCGAGCGAGCCTGGAGTCTGGTGGGCGGGCTCATCGCCTCAGGGTTTGTTCCGCTCGGAAGACGGCGGCGCAACATGGGAAGGCATCTCGGGTTTCAACGACCATCCGATGCGCGACGAGTGGGTAGGAGGCATGGGCGACGGAACACCCGACGGCCCGAAGATGCATTCGATATTGATTGACCCGCGCGACCCGAATCATATGTATCTCGGGATGTCCATGGGCGGTGTTTTTGAAAGCACGGATCGCGGCGCCGATTGGAAGCCGCTGAACAAAGGTTGTGTCGCTGACTTCCTGCCAATCCCTGATCCCGAGTACGGACACGATCCTCATTGCGTGAGACTACATCCGCTGATGCCGGACCGGCTGTATCAACAGAACCATTGCGGCATATATCGAATGGAGCGAGACGAAGCAGTCTGGGTGCGCATCGGCGACAACATGCCAAAGGAGGTTGGTGACATCGGCTTTCCAATGGTGCTGCATCCGCGCGACCCGGACACGGTGTGGGTATTTCCGATGGACGGAACGGCCGTATGGCCACGCACGAGTCCTGATGGAAAGCCGGCGGTCTACGTGACGCACACCGCCGGAAAGAAGTGGAAGAGGCTGGACAAAGGGTTGCCCGGGAAGCACGCGTGGCTGACGGTCCAACGGCAGTCGATGACCGCGGACTCGCACAAGCCGGTCGGTATCTATTTCGGCACAACCAACGGCGAAGTGTGGGGCAGCACCAACGAGGGCAAACACTGGGAGTGCCTGGCGAGACATCTTCCGCACGTCTATGCGGTCGAGGTGGCGGAGCAATTGAAGTGA